One window from the genome of Desulforamulus ruminis DSM 2154 encodes:
- a CDS encoding FAD:protein FMN transferase: MIFVPGCGQSSVLQEVIDERFMMDTLVKITVLCEDKQQGKAALEAAFAEFERISILTSRFPQGNGSSALGDVMLANKNSGLKPVKVSNDTFAILERCHYYEQLSGGAFDVSVGPVMELWGFGGSQRVPTDAEIKQTLDLVGYQKILLEPQQKTVYLTKRGMGIDLGSVAKGYATDQAAAVLKKMGIKHALINAGGNIYALGSKADGSPWRVGIQDPRNQQGLVAIVSVKDAAVVTSGDYQRYFQEAGVRYHHIMNPATGKPAREVMQTTVIGASATDADILSTILFVLGPKQGMDFVQGVQDTQAIFITPDKQITITNQLTKQLEFTGADGYRVIHDNS; the protein is encoded by the coding sequence TTGATATTTGTACCAGGCTGCGGCCAATCCAGTGTTTTACAAGAAGTGATAGATGAAAGATTTATGATGGATACCTTGGTTAAGATTACCGTGCTTTGTGAGGACAAGCAGCAGGGAAAAGCCGCGTTAGAAGCTGCCTTTGCGGAATTTGAGAGGATTAGTATACTAACGAGTCGTTTCCCCCAGGGCAATGGGAGTTCTGCCTTGGGTGATGTGATGCTGGCAAATAAAAATTCAGGCCTAAAACCTGTCAAGGTCAGCAACGATACCTTTGCTATTTTGGAACGCTGCCATTATTATGAGCAGCTAAGCGGCGGAGCCTTTGATGTGTCAGTTGGCCCGGTTATGGAACTTTGGGGTTTTGGCGGTAGTCAGAGAGTGCCCACTGATGCTGAAATTAAGCAAACCCTGGATTTGGTGGGTTATCAAAAGATACTCCTTGAGCCACAACAAAAAACCGTTTATTTAACGAAGCGGGGCATGGGTATTGATTTAGGTAGTGTGGCGAAGGGTTATGCCACCGATCAGGCGGCTGCGGTGTTGAAAAAAATGGGTATCAAACATGCCCTGATCAATGCCGGGGGAAATATTTACGCTCTGGGCAGCAAAGCAGATGGCTCCCCCTGGCGGGTGGGTATTCAGGATCCACGCAATCAGCAAGGTTTGGTGGCCATTGTCTCAGTTAAAGATGCGGCGGTGGTGACCTCGGGGGATTATCAACGTTATTTTCAAGAGGCGGGGGTACGCTATCACCATATTATGAATCCCGCTACGGGCAAGCCGGCCAGAGAGGTTATGCAAACCACAGTGATAGGTGCTTCGGCCACCGATGCAGATATTTTATCGACAATTTTATTTGTCTTGGGACCGAAGCAAGGGATGGATTTCGTACAAGGGGTTCAGGATACCCAAGCCATATTTATCACCCCGGACAAACAAATAACCATAACGAATCAACTCACTAAGCAACTGGAATTTACCGGAGCAGATGGTTATCGGGTCATTCATGACAATTCATAA
- a CDS encoding NusG domain II-containing protein: MKKLNYYLTIGFLGLVLLGTAGLYLPQYRGAEQALFLEIYKDGQLYQKIPLSTATDQEIKVTNEMGHYNLIEIKAGQARVKQADCPNQVCVHAGWLSKPNQITFCAPNKVKVKLTGQGNNLDATSY; encoded by the coding sequence ATGAAAAAATTAAATTACTACCTAACAATCGGTTTTCTGGGTCTGGTTTTACTCGGGACAGCGGGGTTATATCTTCCGCAGTATAGGGGAGCAGAGCAAGCTTTGTTCTTGGAGATATATAAGGATGGTCAGTTATATCAAAAAATTCCTTTGTCTACGGCAACTGACCAGGAAATCAAGGTTACTAATGAAATGGGACATTATAATCTAATAGAAATCAAGGCGGGCCAGGCCCGGGTGAAGCAAGCGGACTGCCCGAACCAAGTATGTGTTCATGCCGGCTGGCTGAGCAAACCCAACCAAATCACCTTTTGTGCTCCCAATAAAGTGAAGGTTAAACTGACAGGACAAGGGAATAATCTAGATGCCACTTCCTATTAA
- a CDS encoding Gx transporter family protein: MKTKRILLIALFISLAAALSIVERSIIIPPHPGVKLGLANVITLLSIIMLGHKDAFLVVLLRCVLATLVGGNPVSFLFSITGGLFSTLVMVLLWRTLSQHISIVNISIIGAICHNLGQLLVASWLAHELLIYSLLPILMISAVITGYAVGVVTRQVYKSLQARQVKVYS, encoded by the coding sequence ATGAAGACCAAACGTATCTTACTTATTGCTTTATTTATTTCCCTGGCGGCAGCCCTTAGTATCGTGGAGAGGTCTATCATCATCCCCCCGCACCCCGGTGTAAAGCTGGGTTTGGCCAACGTAATTACCTTACTGTCCATTATCATGTTAGGGCATAAAGATGCTTTTTTGGTGGTGCTTCTGCGTTGTGTTTTAGCAACCCTGGTGGGGGGGAATCCGGTCAGTTTTTTATTCAGCATTACCGGAGGATTGTTTAGCACCTTGGTCATGGTGCTGTTGTGGAGAACTCTCAGCCAACACATCAGTATTGTTAATATCAGCATTATCGGGGCTATCTGCCACAATCTAGGCCAATTATTAGTGGCCAGTTGGTTAGCCCATGAACTCTTGATCTACAGCTTGTTACCAATCTTAATGATTTCCGCTGTTATAACCGGTTACGCCGTGGGTGTGGTAACCAGGCAGGTTTACAAGTCCCTGCAAGCCCGACAGGTCAAAGTGTATAGCTAA
- a CDS encoding IS3 family transposase, which produces MRHQKIYDAIQAVQGEEHFSLVLLCEMAQISRSGYYKWLKRKVSPREQENQQLMQAMLLLYEKVEGIYGYRQLTINLRRETHQSINPKRVYRLMKLAGIQSVIRRKKKKYIRSTPGQIAENLLNRQFTAEESNEKWLTDVTEFKYGKGQKAYLSAILDLHDKSIVSYVLGHSNNNRLVFETLDLALQTAPGSTPIIHSDRGFQYTSWGFKKRLEAYGLTQSMSRVGKCIDNGPMEGFWGTLKCEKYYLHKYQTFEALKKDIDDYIYFYNYERLQAKLNSLSPMEVRTKAA; this is translated from the coding sequence ATCCGGCATCAGAAGATTTATGACGCGATTCAAGCGGTACAAGGAGAAGAGCATTTTAGTCTAGTCTTATTGTGTGAAATGGCGCAGATTTCACGTTCAGGCTATTACAAATGGTTAAAGCGAAAAGTAAGTCCTCGCGAACAAGAAAATCAGCAACTCATGCAAGCGATGCTCCTGCTCTACGAGAAGGTTGAAGGCATTTATGGGTACCGTCAATTAACCATCAATTTAAGACGGGAAACCCATCAGTCGATTAACCCGAAGAGGGTCTATCGCCTCATGAAGCTTGCTGGAATTCAATCCGTCATCCGTAGAAAGAAAAAGAAATACATTCGATCAACTCCTGGGCAGATCGCAGAAAATCTTTTAAACCGCCAGTTCACAGCAGAGGAATCGAATGAAAAGTGGTTGACGGATGTAACTGAATTCAAATACGGAAAGGGTCAAAAAGCATATCTCAGTGCGATTCTCGATTTACATGATAAATCCATCGTATCCTATGTTTTAGGCCATTCGAATAACAACCGTCTTGTTTTCGAGACCCTGGACTTGGCTCTTCAAACGGCACCCGGCAGCACACCCATAATTCACAGTGATCGGGGTTTTCAGTATACCTCCTGGGGCTTCAAGAAACGACTAGAAGCTTATGGCTTAACTCAGAGTATGTCTCGGGTTGGCAAGTGTATTGATAACGGACCGATGGAAGGCTTCTGGGGAACGCTTAAGTGTGAGAAGTATTATCTACATAAATATCAAACCTTTGAAGCTCTTAAGAAGGACATTGATGATTACATCTATTTTTATAATTATGAGAGGTTACAGGCCAAGTTAAACAGCCTTAGTCCGATGGAAGTTCGAACCAAGGCTGCCTAG
- a CDS encoding helix-turn-helix domain-containing protein translates to MSKINQYKAAEKLAILQELETGQATCVEIAKKYDISVTTLVKWRHRYELYGYEGLEIKTHFNKYSPELKLQAVQDYLSGEYSQYQIIDKYKIASRTQLARWINKYNNHSSFKSYPSEGAKAMTKGRTTSWQERIEMVLYCLSHNHDYQNTSEKYQVSYQQVYQWVKKYEAGGEEALKDRRGRKKAPEELSESDRQRLAMKKLEYENERLRAENALLKKLQELERRRF, encoded by the coding sequence ATGTCAAAAATAAATCAATACAAAGCAGCAGAGAAACTAGCAATACTACAGGAACTTGAAACAGGTCAGGCTACCTGTGTAGAGATAGCTAAAAAATATGATATTAGTGTGACTACCTTGGTTAAATGGCGACATCGATATGAATTGTACGGATATGAAGGGCTAGAAATAAAAACCCATTTTAATAAATATTCACCAGAACTTAAACTTCAAGCCGTTCAGGATTACCTTTCGGGCGAATACTCACAGTATCAAATTATAGATAAGTATAAAATAGCGAGTCGGACACAACTGGCAAGGTGGATTAACAAGTATAATAATCATAGCAGTTTTAAATCCTACCCATCGGAAGGAGCCAAGGCTATGACTAAAGGGCGCACTACCAGTTGGCAAGAACGGATTGAGATGGTCCTATACTGTCTTTCTCATAACCATGATTACCAAAACACCTCAGAGAAATATCAAGTTTCATACCAGCAGGTTTATCAATGGGTTAAGAAATATGAAGCAGGTGGAGAAGAGGCCTTAAAGGATAGACGGGGACGGAAAAAAGCACCGGAAGAATTAAGTGAGAGCGATCGGCAAAGGCTTGCTATGAAAAAACTAGAATACGAAAACGAGCGACTTAGAGCAGAAAATGCCCTGTTAAAAAAGTTACAGGAACTCGAAAGGAGGAGGTTTTAA
- a CDS encoding twin-arginine translocase TatA/TatE family subunit yields the protein MILKLKGLGKSLGECLHDFKKAVNSDDEVEKIESKPKAK from the coding sequence TTGATCCTGAAATTAAAGGGCTTAGGCAAATCCCTGGGAGAGTGTTTGCATGACTTTAAAAAAGCTGTAAATAGTGATGATGAAGTGGAAAAAATTGAGAGCAAACCAAAAGCAAAGTAA
- a CDS encoding winged helix-turn-helix transcriptional regulator, whose protein sequence is MKYEPKLEKEIMCPIEYGLEIFGGKWKSRIICVLSAKPVMRYNEIRKELGNITDAVLAAMLKELIENDMIDRRQYNEIPPRVEYALTEIGKSSLPILQSICAWSRTHTKENLNKKLPSCKTCPQLHK, encoded by the coding sequence GTGAAATATGAACCTAAACTTGAAAAGGAAATTATGTGTCCCATTGAATATGGTCTTGAAATTTTCGGTGGCAAATGGAAATCAAGAATTATTTGCGTATTATCAGCTAAGCCTGTAATGAGATATAATGAAATAAGAAAAGAGCTTGGCAATATCACCGATGCGGTACTTGCTGCAATGTTAAAAGAGTTAATTGAAAATGATATGATTGATCGTAGACAATATAACGAAATCCCTCCGCGAGTAGAATATGCCTTAACTGAAATAGGGAAATCTTCACTTCCCATATTGCAGAGTATTTGTGCATGGTCAAGAACCCATACCAAAGAGAACCTGAATAAAAAATTACCGTCCTGTAAAACTTGTCCACAACTGCATAAATAA
- a CDS encoding SLAC1 anion channel family protein produces the protein MLFRKEEIMEKQWLRNFPVSLFVSVMGITGLSIAYQNYAHFFPLAQNIGMVLLTIAFLLFFSLLIVYISKILTHKHAVLAEFNHPVTANFFPVISISLLLLAIGSFDINQIFSRALWLVGSSLHLMLSLILMSRWITQKYDITNANPTWFIPIVGNILVPIVGVEFFDKEISWFFFSIGLFFWLVMFQIVFYRLVFHDQLVKKLVPTLAILMAPPAVGFCSYVKLTGSFDMFARIMLYLALFLVLLLLSLARQFFQLRFVVSWWAYTFPLCAVTIAFTIAANFLPSFFMVWVSTGLLVLSSVVVALVAAKTVGAIFSKQLYEE, from the coding sequence TTGCTTTTTAGAAAGGAAGAAATTATGGAGAAACAATGGCTACGCAACTTTCCCGTCAGTCTATTTGTAAGTGTCATGGGTATTACCGGTTTATCTATAGCCTATCAGAACTATGCACATTTTTTCCCCCTGGCACAAAATATCGGGATGGTTTTGCTCACAATAGCGTTCCTCCTGTTTTTTAGCCTATTGATAGTGTATATATCCAAGATTCTGACGCACAAGCATGCGGTGTTAGCAGAATTTAATCATCCAGTAACAGCAAATTTTTTCCCAGTTATTTCAATCAGCCTCCTTCTTCTCGCAATTGGTAGCTTCGATATAAATCAGATTTTCTCCAGAGCACTTTGGCTAGTCGGCAGTTCTCTGCATTTGATGCTCTCTTTAATCCTGATGTCTCGATGGATTACCCAAAAATATGATATTACCAATGCGAACCCGACTTGGTTTATCCCGATAGTGGGGAATATTTTGGTTCCGATCGTTGGAGTCGAATTCTTTGACAAAGAAATATCCTGGTTCTTTTTCAGTATAGGGTTGTTCTTCTGGTTGGTAATGTTCCAGATTGTATTCTACCGGTTAGTATTTCATGATCAGTTGGTAAAGAAGCTCGTCCCCACTCTGGCTATCCTGATGGCTCCCCCTGCTGTGGGGTTTTGTTCCTACGTTAAACTAACCGGTAGTTTTGATATGTTTGCAAGAATAATGCTTTACTTAGCACTTTTTTTAGTGTTGTTACTTTTATCCTTGGCCAGGCAGTTTTTTCAACTCCGCTTCGTTGTCTCATGGTGGGCTTACACCTTCCCTCTATGTGCCGTGACTATAGCATTTACTATAGCAGCCAATTTCTTGCCTTCCTTCTTTATGGTATGGGTGTCTACAGGGCTGTTAGTGTTGTCATCTGTTGTCGTGGCATTAGTAGCTGCTAAGACTGTTGGAGCAATTTTCTCAAAACAGTTGTACGAGGAGTAA
- a CDS encoding FtsW/RodA/SpoVE family cell cycle protein codes for MFVIIGISVTTALYYFDYTRLKNISTPIYISGILLLVTTMLTGIEVNGVKGGFQIGNYHTSSPELASLLFLIGFVGFLEKYRGKGAIGILKLIIQSSFSVFLLIMMPSVSTAFVMTIAYGVVFITAIMRNHFGENKKIQLISLCAGGVVPAALFAYSIIANPYKLNRFALYFSRGKEDPSGVGYLQYMAKTWLSISNWFGKTKATYQGQGLDMTMPNVTGQYVLINVIATLGWAAGIILILLIGIFIVRMIMTINKIKNCYGFYLSLSVCTILSAQFLINILMNFNLFPLMSFNMPFVSYGGTGYVISMALVGIILSVWRRNNLILYKNDILTTSPQKSMVIFSDGKLTIDLMAWKQ; via the coding sequence GTGTTTGTAATTATTGGTATTAGTGTTACGACTGCCTTATATTATTTTGATTATACTCGGTTAAAAAACATATCAACGCCTATTTATATCTCCGGGATTTTATTGCTTGTGACAACAATGTTAACAGGAATAGAAGTAAACGGCGTTAAAGGTGGTTTTCAAATCGGTAATTATCACACTTCATCGCCGGAACTTGCAAGTTTATTGTTTTTAATTGGGTTTGTAGGTTTTTTAGAAAAATACCGCGGGAAAGGTGCTATCGGAATTTTAAAATTAATTATTCAAAGTAGCTTTTCGGTATTTTTACTTATAATGATGCCAAGTGTCTCTACTGCCTTTGTAATGACAATAGCATATGGAGTTGTATTTATAACTGCTATCATGAGAAATCATTTTGGCGAAAACAAGAAAATCCAGTTAATATCATTGTGTGCAGGTGGTGTTGTCCCTGCTGCATTATTTGCATATAGTATCATAGCAAATCCATATAAGTTAAATCGCTTTGCGTTATATTTTTCCAGGGGGAAAGAAGATCCCTCGGGAGTAGGTTATTTACAATACATGGCAAAAACATGGCTTTCCATTTCAAACTGGTTTGGCAAAACCAAGGCTACATACCAGGGCCAGGGTTTGGACATGACGATGCCCAATGTCACAGGCCAATATGTGCTTATCAATGTAATAGCAACGCTTGGCTGGGCGGCTGGAATTATACTGATCTTACTTATTGGTATTTTTATAGTCAGAATGATTATGACCATAAATAAAATAAAAAATTGTTATGGTTTTTATTTATCTCTATCTGTTTGTACCATATTATCAGCACAATTTTTAATAAATATCTTAATGAATTTCAATTTGTTCCCCTTGATGAGTTTCAATATGCCCTTTGTATCTTACGGTGGTACAGGGTATGTTATAAGTATGGCACTCGTAGGAATCATTCTCTCTGTTTGGCGGAGAAATAATCTCATATTATATAAGAATGATATTTTAACCACATCGCCACAGAAAAGCATGGTAATTTTTTCAGACGGCAAGCTTACAATAGACCTAATGGCTTGGAAACAGTAA
- a CDS encoding permease prefix domain 1-containing protein — MNKKIKEFLDDVCIHIKCKTVHKDIREELGEHINQLKEENIANGYDEEKALDLAISAMGSTDEIGIKLNRQHKPQTEWSLLILTAIITIIGGIVMFSSSKFVMFGQSTFLSI, encoded by the coding sequence TTGAATAAAAAAATAAAAGAATTTCTAGATGATGTTTGTATTCATATAAAGTGTAAAACGGTACATAAAGATATTCGAGAAGAGCTTGGCGAACATATAAACCAATTAAAGGAAGAAAATATAGCTAATGGGTACGATGAAGAAAAAGCGCTTGATTTAGCAATCTCTGCTATGGGAAGCACTGATGAAATAGGTATAAAGCTAAATCGTCAGCATAAGCCCCAAACGGAATGGTCCCTTTTAATTCTAACAGCGATTATTACCATAATCGGTGGAATCGTTATGTTTTCAAGCAGTAAATTTGTGATGTTCGGGCAATCGACTTTTCTAAGTATATAG
- a CDS encoding PadR family transcriptional regulator: MKINKELMKGSTSILILSLLDRKDMYGYQITHELKKLSKNVFELKEGTLYPMLHSLENEKAIESYWFDADNGKRRKYYTITKAGKKLLEDKKSEWQTYTEAVNSVIGGICFE; encoded by the coding sequence GTGAAAATTAATAAGGAACTTATGAAGGGCAGTACATCTATTCTCATTCTTTCTCTTTTAGATAGAAAAGACATGTATGGGTATCAAATAACACATGAGCTTAAAAAGTTATCGAAAAATGTTTTTGAGCTTAAAGAAGGAACCCTTTATCCTATGCTTCACAGCTTAGAAAATGAAAAAGCCATTGAATCTTATTGGTTTGATGCCGATAATGGAAAACGCAGAAAATATTATACAATTACAAAAGCCGGAAAAAAACTGTTGGAGGATAAAAAATCTGAGTGGCAAACTTACACCGAAGCGGTTAATTCTGTAATTGGGGGGATTTGCTTTGAATAA
- a CDS encoding winged helix-turn-helix transcriptional regulator, giving the protein MKKKVNINDEMNKCPVTYALNLIGGKWHFPIIWVLSQNSVLRYNEIKRKVCGITNMMLSQSLKELEGNGLIARIQYMEIPPRVEYHLTESGKTLLPALAELAKWGTAQMEKAKDHEQL; this is encoded by the coding sequence ATGAAGAAAAAAGTAAATATTAATGACGAAATGAACAAATGCCCCGTTACCTATGCTTTAAATCTCATTGGCGGAAAATGGCACTTTCCGATTATATGGGTGTTAAGTCAAAACTCCGTGCTGCGGTACAATGAAATAAAAAGAAAAGTCTGCGGTATAACCAATATGATGCTCTCTCAATCCTTAAAAGAATTGGAAGGCAATGGATTAATCGCCCGCATTCAATATATGGAGATACCTCCACGTGTGGAATATCATTTAACCGAATCAGGCAAAACTCTGCTCCCGGCATTGGCCGAACTTGCTAAGTGGGGTACAGCACAGATGGAAAAGGCGAAAGATCATGAGCAACTGTAA
- a CDS encoding pyridoxamine 5'-phosphate oxidase family protein: protein MNEVLKFLTDNPVFYIATVDGDVPKVRPFGFVMEYEGKLCFCTNNQKDVYKQLKANPNVEISTTSKTGEWLRLKGKVVFNTSKQSKQAALEAAPALSKMYSVDDSIFEIFYIENAEATFRDFNGGFRTIQF from the coding sequence GTGAATGAGGTTCTTAAATTTCTGACAGATAATCCGGTTTTTTATATTGCTACGGTTGACGGAGATGTTCCAAAGGTGCGTCCTTTCGGATTTGTTATGGAGTATGAAGGCAAACTATGCTTTTGTACCAACAATCAGAAAGATGTATACAAGCAACTCAAAGCAAATCCGAATGTTGAAATAAGTACAACCTCAAAAACAGGCGAATGGTTACGATTAAAGGGTAAAGTGGTTTTTAACACCAGTAAGCAGTCCAAGCAAGCTGCCTTGGAGGCGGCCCCAGCCCTTAGTAAAATGTACAGTGTTGATGATTCCATCTTTGAAATTTTTTATATTGAAAACGCAGAAGCAACCTTTAGAGATTTTAATGGTGGATTCAGAACTATTCAATTTTAG